The Penaeus monodon isolate SGIC_2016 chromosome 17, NSTDA_Pmon_1, whole genome shotgun sequence genome contains the following window.
gcaaaattataatactattctaataattgtaataataatatcatcattattatcattattattattactattatttttattttcattattactatcattattatcattatagttataatcattattattattattattattattattattattattattattattattattattattattattattattattattattattattattattattataatgacaataatgataataatgataataataatgataataataataataataataataataataataattattattattattattattattattattattatcattattattattatcaatattattatcgtttttattattagtagtagtagttgatgtatcattattgttgttgttattattattttattattattattattattattatcattattattattattattattattattattattattattattattattattatcattattattattactattacaatttagttattattataattatcacaattgcatttaccattattactattatcattatcatcattctcaatattagaattgttattattattttcttattactaccattatcatctgtATGGTTAGTATTAATAACATTGTCAATATTTTCACTATCATGATTTTTTCATTACCAtcgttacttttactattatcattatttttcatgttgttattgttatcatcattattgttattatcataattattatcattcctattaatattattactattgttattgttattaccatcatcatcatcatcattattattattattgtattactattattttatcatcatcatcatcattattattattattattattattattattattattattattactattattgttatcattattattattattactattattatcattattattatcaccatcatcattattatcttgattatgattgctattaatatcattattgtttctattattatcacattatagctactactatgactatcattattattatcattgttattaatggcTATCATCAATCACtaatctaattgttataatgcttacgattatgattattataatcattattgttgttattgatattattgtcataatcattctcatcattattattatcatcattattattattgtcatcatcactgtaactgttactattgttataatctttattattattattattttattattattattattattattattattattattataattataattattagcatcattaccattatcatcatcattactattatgatctcatatctaccattatcatctttatcattagtactaaaacattatcaatattcttactgtcgtcattattttttcatgattatctttaATTAAAGTTCTCGTTAttctatcagtatcattttttctctattattggTAATAGTATCAACTTTCTTATTGTAGAATATTCAGTGTTATCGTGACTTTTATGATTATCAGTAACCATAATACTGTTCCTGTGATAATGCTTGTCATGGTATTTAGCTTTAGTCTTGTCGGGTGGCTATAATTATTGACACTACTCTATCTTTCTGTAATTTTAGTGTCCACTGATAATGGAACCTCCTTATTCGACATCAGtatcaaaatctttattataaGTTTCTAAAGATAGTTGATAATCTGTATATTCGCTAGTTTATAAGGATATGTTTCTATAAATTCATATATCAATCTACATGTGGCTAGATATACAGTTATTACTTGGTATGCTTATTACACTGTGATAAAAATAGACATCttactctgtgtatgtgtgtgtgtgtgtgtgtgtgtgtgtgtgtgtggtgtgtgtgtgtgtgtgtgtgtgtgtgtgcgtgcgtgtgtgtgtgtgtgtgtgtgtgtgtgtgtgtgtatgtgtgtgtgcatacatgcatgtaaatacacatatacacattacagTAAAATGGGATTCAATTCAAGGGCAAGCAAAACAAACGTACACGAAGTCTTTTATTCAATTAATCTCGCACAGCCTCAGCTGATAGAGAGAGGCTGGAACTCCACTGTACAATGGCGCATCTCAGACCTACGTCTTACCGAATAATGTATTTCATACATATTAACGTCTCGATTTATTCCCTACAACTGGTATTCATTGCAGTGGATGTATTCCATACACATCtttcaagagaaaaagagagaaaaatggctgACATCTTGTGGTCACTTCTGTCGTAGCAAAGAGTAGTTAACGATCACAGAGGAATAGTTTGGTTATTCCAAGATTTGTATTCACACAACCGCCCAGATGGTACATTCCACGAGGCAAAGCGGTGTTATCACTTCAAACACCCCTTTGAAAAAGGTTGTTTAACAACATGGAGCTGATACCTCTATCGAAGTTCTCAGGCTTCTCCAGGGATGATAACAGACTTTTTACCTGTTTTCTTAATATCAAGTGTTATGACATTTGTGTCACTGAATACGGCATCGAAATATCTACAAGGCAATATactagaagaaaaagatatatatatataatctagtaaaGAATAAAGAACATGGTATTTTTAACGCCGtcattcaatatttatatatatatatatatatatatatatatatatatatatacatatacatatatatgtatatatattatatatatatatatatatatatatatatatatatatatatatatatatatatatataaattcatgtgtCATTTGTTTCAATTACTTGAAAGGGGTGCTTGTACATTCATTAAAAGTTTCCAAACGAAATTGATAAGGGTCTACATTTGAGGCTAATACATGGAGAGGTATTTAAGTTATTAGTGAGGCATTAAAATAACTCGTAGTGTAACAGAAGTAAACGAAGACAAAGAACAAATAGGAACAGTGAGCataattttcctgaaaaaaaaaaaaaaatgtaaagctcAAAATGATTACAAAGTTTTGTCAACAAGTGTAAATTCCGAACACTTTAAACACATATAACAAATAATGACGGCTGTTCCagcaataaacaaaaggaaaatacaagaaaCTTAATACTAGGAGAAAATTGTCCGAATTGAAACCAAGAGTGACAATAACTAAATGACAGCATTCGTGagagattgggaaaaaaatagcactggaacaaaataaataacgtgataattcattatcattaatacgttTACGACAAGTGTGTTTTCGCAATACATAATATcaaacatgataatatatatataaacatattcacaaAAATCTTGACTCATAGGTTCtacaatttccaaaaaaaaaaaagtaaatgactaaaaaaaatacaatattcacATGACACTAAATCACAACagaactgaataataataataataataataataataataataataataataataataataataataataacatatattaataataacagcaacatggAGGACACTGAGAATCACGGTTATTGGACCAGGGAGATGAGTACTGAGGTAAAAAGGTGCGTGGGTTGCGTGAGAGAAGAGTGCGCCGCCGGGGGTCTTAGTTCGTGAAAACGGGAGCCATGAAGCAGGTGACCATCCTGCCGAGGTTATCCTTCACCTGGAATTCCACCATCATGGGACCTCGCACCTGTGGGGGGGGCATTTTGGCAAAggttattcatttatgtatctatatcacaCCCGTGGCAATGTTCTTTGTAGATGTGATCATTTATCGGTATTgcatatccatcattattatttatcatgacaATTCTTGAACACTTTTATCCTGCTACATTCACCATTAATAGCGATCgttatattttcatctttatcagttAATTTCAAGAATCATTCATGATCATTCTCACTGAATAACTATTATTAGCCATtcgcctaatttttttttcataatcatcactattagttTTATCTAATCATGATTGTCAATCATTACCACAAGATAATAAAAGCAAGGATAAGAacggtaaaaaaaattaacaatgacaatgatagtaataataacaatgacaatgatcataataaaagcactggcgataataataacaatagcaacaatgacattaattgtaaataaacaaacaaataaataaataatgggagTACCAAACGAGCTTGTTGGGGCACGACGATAGTCTTGCTAATGGTCGTCTTGGTGTTGGGGTAGACTGGGCATCCTGGCGTGGTCAGCTGGCACACGGGCTGCTTGGTCTCGTGGGGCATGGCCACGCGGGTGTTGCCGGCGCCCAGGTTGGTCACGGGCAGACTCACGCGGGCGTAGATGCTGCTCACCATGTTGCTGATGGGGATTtctggatgggagagagaggcggggggcgTGAggtcggtgggtgggtgggtagggagggaagggaggtgggtggagggagagagggtgggtgggaagaagggagggtaggaggggcggggagggaaggggaggggaggggacggaaggggaggggaggggagggaatggattgggaaggagggaggggatgttaTTCAGTGGATGGGGTgggtggatgaggagagagacggagggtgtAAGTtcgggggttgagggagggagggagggagggagagagagagagagagagagagagagagagagagagagagagagagagagagagagagagagagagagagagagagagagagagagagagagaatagaatcatatataaacgcacacaaaacatGCACCACATAGAacggacaaaaagaagaagaagaaaaaaaacaacaacaacaacacgaaaaacagagagagaaaagcgcgTAATTAACGAAAACACCTCAAACTGTACTTATGAAACTTCTGTACCTGAGCTATGCGAGAAGGTGATCTGGAATGTACCAGTCCTGCCCGGGATAATGAAACAAGGCCATCTATTGCAACCTGTGACTTGCACGCTCTCAATCTGTGCAAGCTGGGGGGTTCCTGTAAAGAGAtgttactattaataaaaaaaaatattgttgctTAGAAGCCTTTGTTTAGGGATCGTTAAGTAGAATaggggtttgagtgtgtgtgtgtgagtgagtgtgtgtgtgtgtgtgtgtgtgtgtgtgtgtgtgtgtgtgtgtgtgtgtgcatgcgtgcgtgtgcgtgtgagagtgtatctgtgtgtatttgtgcgtgtgtttatgtgtgtgtgtgtgcgagcgtgtgcgtgtgagtgcatgtgcgagtgtgaatgtgtttgcgtgtgcgtatatatgtgtgagtctgTCAAAACACCCGATATACCAGTACACCCACATTTCCAAACACGGTAACACAACAGAGACAGCATTGCCAACGACCAGAAGTCTTGAACAACCAACTCACGGCAGTAGCGGAATCCACGCTTGTCGTCCACCCGAATGGCGCCGTTGACTGTTACGAACGCAACGGCAAGGACAGTCACGAATGTCAGCATGTTGGCCATTCTGGAAACAAAAGATAAAGGGAGATAAATAAAAGGCAAAGTGGTTTTAGGCCTCTTGTTTTAGATAGTGATGATATATAAAGTCTATATCATGagggcaggtaaaaaaaaaaaaaaaaatcagaatgctgCAATAACAATAAGGGAAAATGTGGGTACATCAAAGAAAGGGGAGATATTGGGTTATGgaagagaaacaaataataaacaattatataagtagcaacaaacacacacacgcgcacacgcacacgcacacgcacacgcgtcaCAAATTCTTCCCCAAACAGAATTCTTGTTTTTTCCGAGAACTGTCCCGAACAACCATCGATCGACCATGAGTGTAAATATCATGTGCgtcactctctcttcccaccctttcactctttttctttcaatatttttcttctctctttctctctcttacatcgTTTTACTAATAAACTACAAGAATTTGTGTGCAATGTACGcattagagagagaaagtgagagagagagagagagagagagagagagagagagagagagagagagagagagagagagagagagaggagagagagagagagagagagagagagagagagagacgaaagagagagagagagagagagagagagagagagagagagagagagagagagagagagagagagagagagagattcttctcTCAAGACTCTCTGTTTTGTTACAGTAAAAATGATGAATGAATCATTCTGATCGCGCAAAGACAGTACGTTATTTCTTGCGGAATTTTCGTTATGAGGTGCCAGCTTtcataatattatgattaattactTACACTCACATTTATGTTAGGATAACTCGAAATACGATTTTTCGTCATTTCTCATATGAAAGAACATACAAATTTAGCTAATGAACTCCAAATTGACCCACACAAATGCCTGGGAACGTGCACTAGGGGACTGTCTATACTTACAATATCCATTATAAACAGGAacccttactcactctctctttgccTTCGTGAACCTATGGACTTGGTTACATTGAGCTCAAATATCTATGGCACTCACAATGACgattcttttatgtatttttttttatgtggttcaTAACTCATCTATAGACTCCCTTCCTTTACAAGTCATGTTCAGCTGCCCAGTAACCCAGTCTTCCTCTTGAATATTATCTTGATTGAACTCTCATGATTTTCAGAGAAGTCAAAGGAACCGCCACACTGAGAGACCGCGAGGATAAACCCTTTTACTCTCTGCGGTCGCTGGGCACGCCGAAAACCTGCTCCTTCCACAGAACCATTCATCAttttttactatctctctctctccttttctttctatatatgtatgcgcgcgcgcgcacgcgcacacacacacacacacacacacaccacacacacacgtacacacacatatctatatctacctatagctatctttatatatacatatagaaatgtgtatatatatgaatatagataaataaataagtaaatatgtatatgtatatatatatatatatatatatatatatatatatatatatatatataaaggcacatatagatataaatttacatacatgcatacatatatgtatgtgtgtatgtatatatatatatatatatttatatatatatatatatatataatatatatatatatatatatatatatatatatatattatatatatatatataatatataatatatatatatatattatatatatatatatatatatatatgtatatgtatatcccaaCCACTcgccctctacctccttccctctaatCCCAAGAACCAGTTATTTAACCTcgggtcggggcaggggggggaaagggaggttaaggggggaggggttgttggtAGACCTAGTAATTCTTTTtctaaggagggagagggaggacgaggaggagggagggggagggagaggggggagggagaggggggaagaggaggaggaggaggaggaggaggaggaggaggaggaggagcacttTTAGCCAGGTTTCGAAGGCTGATATTTTAACCCTTTATAGCCTCCCAGTGGCTTTGAAAGGGAAAAGGCCCCTACGTGTCCcgcatcctgaaaaaaaaattcgcctGCGCTGGGAATTCCATGAAAGGGATTTCGAAACAGGTAAATGTATAGAcagagaaatgaaatataaatgagtatatacgTAAATGCACGGATAAACAGGCAAGAGAAAGCTAGATGAGTGTgatcttttttttaacataaaagttATAAAACTTACAATTTTTAGAACATATTAGCAGGTGACAcataatgagagaaaggagatataagaagataggtagacaaagggagtagagagaaggaaaagagagtaaaataaacaaaatgagtaTCTCTGACAgagcaaaggaaggagggaggagggagggagatatagataaatagagcgacacacacacacacataatatatatatatatatatatatatatatatatatatatatatatatatatatatatatatatataatatatatatatatatagagagagagagagagcagagagagagagagagagggagggagagagcgagagagagagaggaggaagggagaaacacacacacacacacacacacacacacacacacacacacacacatatataatatatatatatatatatatatatatatatataatatatatatatataaaatatatatatatatatatatatatatatatatatatacgcacacacacacacacacacacacacacacaatatatatatatatagtagatatatatatatatatatatatatatgtatattatatatatactatatatgtatatgtatatatacatatatatatatatataaatatatatatatatatatatataaatatatatatctgtgtgtgtgtgtgtgtgtgtgtgtgtgtgtgggggtgtgtgtgtgtgtgtgtgtgtgtgtgtgtgtgcgtgtgtgtgtgtgtgtgtgtgtctgtgtgtgtgtgtgatgtatatgtatatgcgtatataatatatacatatgtatatatatatatatatatatatatatatatatatatatatatatatatatatagagagagagagagagagagagagagagagagagagagagagagagagagagagagagagagagagagagagagagagagagagagagagagagagggagagatacacaattaaaaaagaaactcaagagaaaaataatctttCCTTCCTCACATGAAAAGAATCAAACAAGGCTAACAAGAGACAAAAGAAGCCTCTGCTGCGTCTCCCGCGTGAAAGGTGTGGCGACCCGGGTCTGGTTCCGAGGGTGACATGTGGCAGCGAAAGGGTTAAGAATGCTGGATCATTTCTTCACActcacaggcacacgcacacatatacgcacacacgcacacgttctCACGCTAGATAaatcaatatacatatgtttatatagacgCGCCAATATGTATGTCTCacttgcatgtatatacacatgcacatacacacaaatacactcatacaCTACCGCACATACAGGCACgtgcaagaaagaaagaacgaaagaacgaaagaaagaaaggaagaaagaaaaagaaaaaaacaatcacacacacacacaatcggacacatatcacacataccacaaaccctCCTCCAGAAACTTTCAAAAccgagttttaaaaaaaggagaaaaaatgcaaaaaacacgatagtaaatcataaaaacaaCGAGAACAAGACGACCAAACTTATGATCTGTTTCTACGATCatcattaaaaagaaagacagagataagatATTAAcaatgcttcttcttcttcttctctatatctcttttctttttatttattattttttacttttgtttttgttatttgtgaacGTGATATTACAGCGTAGTCCAGCGTGACTGTTATTCTTTCGTTGGTGTAGAGATCGCggtcctttctcttcttcacgaTGAATGGGGGAAATAAACTGTGCGTTTTATTCACTGAAGAATCTTTTTGGGTGAATAGTACATGCAGAATAATTCCTCATCACGTAATAAATATCCGGATGACAGATATacagtaaatacacacatatgtgtatacctgTCTATGCagctttgcttgtgtgtgtgtgtgtgtgtgtatgtgtgtgtgtatacatatacatacatacatacatatatatatatatatatatatatatatatatatatatatatacactaaacatatatatatatatatatatatatatatatatatatatatatatatatatatatattatatacatatatatatatatatatatatattatatatatatatattatatatatatatatatatatatatatatatatatatatatgattacctaaaagtaacacggcactctccgtggaaaggaac
Protein-coding sequences here:
- the LOC119583596 gene encoding uncharacterized protein LOC119583596; the protein is MANMLTFVTVLAVAFVTVNGAIRVDDKRGFRYCRTPQLAQIESVQVTGCNRWPCFIIPGRTGTFQITFSHSSEIPISNMVSSIYARVSLPVTNLGAGNTRVAMPHETKQPVCQLTTPGCPVYPNTKTTISKTIVVPQQARLVRGPMMVEFQVKDNLGRMVTCFMAPVFTN